A genomic region of Sporichthyaceae bacterium contains the following coding sequences:
- a CDS encoding PDZ domain-containing protein, translated as MLKLKPTDWRSPRSASLTVSGALLAVLAGLLVLLPVPYARLSPGPPTDTLGSADGKPLIVITGHPTYPVTGKLELTTVSITNPDHRMSLIEALTGWFRSGVAVVPKDTVYDTTKSSQQIEAENTQEMALSQKHATAAALQALNIPGIQSYVVVAAVTDGTPAAGKLNIGDRIEKIDGTVITTPEEVVTAVRKHKPGEAVTFVVKRGAAELTQTVTTTKNPDDASVPFVGIRPDRDYTFPFDVKIQLDDVGGPSAGMMFALGIIERLTPEDIDGGKIVAGTGTIDDDGTVGKIGGIQMKIRGARRSGATVFLVPADNCREALQGAPKGIQLVRVDKLSTALSALQAIRTGQGTVPHC; from the coding sequence GTGCTCAAGCTCAAGCCCACCGACTGGCGGTCCCCGCGGTCGGCGTCGTTGACCGTCTCGGGCGCTCTGTTGGCGGTGCTCGCCGGGTTGCTGGTGTTGTTACCGGTGCCCTACGCGCGGCTGTCGCCGGGCCCGCCCACCGACACCCTGGGTAGTGCCGACGGCAAACCGCTGATCGTGATCACCGGGCACCCGACCTACCCGGTGACCGGCAAGCTGGAGCTGACCACGGTCTCCATCACCAACCCCGACCACCGAATGAGCCTGATCGAGGCGTTGACCGGGTGGTTCCGCTCCGGGGTGGCCGTTGTCCCGAAGGACACCGTCTACGACACCACCAAGTCCAGCCAGCAGATCGAGGCCGAGAACACCCAGGAGATGGCGCTCTCCCAGAAGCACGCCACCGCTGCCGCGCTGCAGGCGCTGAACATCCCGGGCATCCAGTCCTACGTGGTGGTCGCCGCGGTCACCGACGGCACTCCGGCGGCGGGCAAGCTGAACATCGGTGACCGGATCGAGAAGATCGACGGCACCGTGATCACCACCCCGGAGGAGGTGGTCACCGCGGTGCGCAAGCACAAGCCGGGCGAGGCGGTGACGTTCGTGGTCAAGCGCGGCGCCGCCGAGCTGACCCAGACGGTGACCACGACCAAAAACCCTGATGATGCGTCAGTTCCCTTTGTGGGCATCCGACCGGACCGCGACTACACGTTCCCGTTCGACGTGAAGATCCAGCTGGACGACGTCGGCGGGCCCAGCGCCGGGATGATGTTCGCGCTGGGCATCATCGAGCGGCTCACCCCGGAGGACATCGACGGCGGGAAGATCGTGGCCGGCACCGGGACCATCGACGACGACGGCACCGTCGGCAAGATCGGCGGCATCCAGATGAAGATCCGCGGCGCCAGGCGGTCCGGCGCCACGGTGTTCCTGGTGCCGGCGGACAATTGCCGCGAGGCGCTCCAGGGGGCGCCGAAGGGCATCCAGTTGGTACGGGTGGACAAGCTGTCCACCGCACTGTCCGCATTGCAGGCGATCCGCACCGGGCAGGGCACCGTCCCGCACTGCTGA
- a CDS encoding molybdenum cofactor biosynthesis protein MoaE: MSDVIRVLEIRDTPLSPQEILAAVDDPAAGGSTLFVGTVRDHDGGRDVNALRYSAHPSAVDVMRTVAESVIAEFDVIRLAAVHRVGDLEIGDLAVVVAVSTGHRGEAFTACKALIDRIKASVPIWKHQEFGDGTTEWVGTP; this comes from the coding sequence GTGAGCGACGTCATTCGAGTGCTGGAGATCAGGGACACCCCGCTGTCGCCGCAGGAGATCCTGGCCGCGGTCGACGACCCCGCGGCCGGCGGCAGCACGTTGTTCGTCGGGACCGTGCGCGACCACGACGGTGGTCGCGATGTCAACGCGTTGCGGTACAGCGCGCACCCCAGCGCGGTCGACGTGATGCGCACCGTGGCCGAGTCGGTCATCGCCGAGTTCGACGTCATCCGGTTGGCCGCGGTGCATCGGGTGGGGGACCTGGAGATCGGGGACCTCGCGGTGGTGGTGGCAGTGTCCACCGGGCACCGCGGCGAGGCGTTCACCGCATGCAAGGCGCTGATCGACCGGATCAAGGCGAGCGTGCCGATCTGGAAGCACCAGGAGTTCGGGGACGGCACGACCGAATGGGTGGGGACCCCCTGA
- a CDS encoding UPF0182 family protein, producing the protein MSFDPPTTPGRRPFPTPPSGPPRRPRALIPAVAVVIGLIVVFFVVTDFITDLWWFQSVDYRKVFTTKLSTRIVLFVVFGLAMAVVTALNVVIAYRLRPTVRGMSTEQQNLDRYRVGIDPYKAPLVVVVGLLLAIMSGASAAGEWRTWLLWRNGQPFGVKDPQFHRDVSFYVFSYPWWRFLLGFSFGIVLVALLAALVTHYLYGGLRLQTPGEKATPAAQAHLSVLLGLFVLLKAVAYWLDRYGLAVHGGGFSAVSGWTGLRYRDVNALLPAKEILAAIAVICAALFFANVWRRTWLLPGIGFGLLVLSALLIGVAYPAIVQQFQVKPSESKREAAYIGRNITATRAAYGLASSQVDPYEAKTTVQPGQLRADADTTASIRLLDPTIVSPTFEQEQQIRRFYSFPQTLRIDRYDIDGRNQDVVVGAREINLGSVPPEQRNWINDHFLYTHGFGLVAARGNAVEKDGSPSYVSKDIPPTSQIGSYEPRVYFGEESPDYSIVGARAGTPPREFDREDPSQPNGQVANTYEGKGGVPIGSFWRKMLYAVKFREQKILLSSELNPASRVLYIRDPRARVEQVAPWLTLDSDPYPAAINGRIQWIVDGYTTTGNYPYASRTTLGHATETTLTNADRRVIAPRDEVNYIRNSVKATVDAYDGTVNLYTWDDTDPVLATWKKAFPNTVKEKKDIPPALLGHLRYPEDFFKVQRELLSRYHVTDPNSFYTKADFWQVPLDPTGGDVAGLGRASEPEPQPPYYLTLKMPSQTGSTFSLTTTFEPVGRNQLAAFMAVDAEPGPDYGTIRVLQLPANTTVAGPGQAQSNITSDAAVAQKVLQFKGNQIRNGNLLTLPVGGGLLYVEPMYVQPTSGSTSFPLLRQVIVSFGSNIAIGDDLKGALDSLFGGQSGAATSSGSGSKPTTTGTPGKGGSAAVAAAVADAQQAFDDGRAALAKGDFAAYGKAQDRLSAALKKAAEAENSASSKSTVTPTKTPAPDSKGATPAPTAQATSPPRKS; encoded by the coding sequence TTGAGCTTCGATCCGCCGACCACGCCGGGCCGCCGTCCCTTCCCGACTCCGCCGTCGGGCCCGCCTCGGCGACCCCGGGCGCTGATCCCGGCAGTGGCCGTGGTGATCGGCCTGATCGTGGTGTTCTTCGTGGTCACCGACTTCATCACCGACCTGTGGTGGTTCCAGTCGGTGGACTACCGCAAGGTGTTCACCACCAAGCTGAGCACCCGCATCGTGCTGTTCGTGGTGTTCGGGCTGGCCATGGCCGTGGTCACCGCGCTGAATGTGGTCATCGCCTACCGGCTGCGGCCGACGGTGCGCGGCATGTCCACCGAGCAGCAGAACCTGGATCGCTACCGGGTCGGCATCGACCCGTACAAGGCGCCGCTGGTGGTGGTCGTCGGGTTGCTGCTGGCGATCATGTCCGGGGCGTCCGCGGCCGGGGAGTGGCGCACCTGGTTGCTGTGGCGCAACGGCCAGCCCTTCGGGGTCAAGGACCCGCAGTTCCACAGGGACGTCTCGTTCTACGTGTTCAGCTACCCGTGGTGGCGCTTCCTGCTGGGCTTCTCCTTCGGCATCGTGCTGGTCGCGTTGCTGGCCGCGCTGGTGACGCACTACCTCTACGGCGGGCTACGGCTGCAGACGCCGGGGGAGAAGGCCACACCGGCCGCGCAGGCTCACCTGTCTGTGCTGCTCGGGCTGTTCGTGCTGCTCAAAGCCGTGGCGTACTGGTTGGACCGATACGGACTGGCGGTGCACGGCGGTGGGTTCTCCGCGGTGAGCGGATGGACCGGGTTGCGCTACCGCGACGTCAACGCGCTGCTGCCGGCCAAGGAGATCCTGGCCGCCATCGCGGTGATCTGTGCCGCGTTGTTCTTCGCCAACGTGTGGCGGCGCACCTGGTTGCTGCCCGGTATCGGCTTCGGCCTGCTGGTGCTCTCCGCGTTGCTGATCGGCGTGGCCTACCCGGCGATCGTGCAGCAGTTCCAGGTCAAGCCGTCGGAGTCCAAGCGCGAGGCGGCCTACATCGGGCGCAACATCACCGCGACCCGGGCGGCCTACGGATTGGCCTCGTCGCAGGTGGACCCGTACGAGGCCAAGACCACGGTGCAGCCGGGTCAGTTGCGGGCGGACGCGGACACCACCGCCAGCATCCGGTTGCTGGACCCGACGATCGTCTCCCCGACCTTCGAGCAGGAACAGCAGATCCGTCGCTTCTACAGCTTCCCGCAGACGTTGCGCATCGATCGCTACGACATCGACGGCCGCAACCAGGACGTGGTGGTCGGCGCCCGCGAGATCAACCTGGGGTCGGTGCCGCCGGAGCAGCGCAACTGGATCAACGACCACTTCCTGTACACCCACGGGTTCGGGTTGGTCGCGGCGCGCGGCAATGCAGTGGAGAAGGACGGTTCGCCGTCGTATGTGTCCAAGGACATCCCGCCGACCTCGCAGATCGGGTCCTACGAGCCGCGGGTGTACTTCGGCGAGGAGTCCCCGGACTACTCGATCGTGGGCGCCCGGGCCGGTACGCCACCGCGGGAGTTCGACCGGGAGGACCCGTCGCAGCCCAACGGGCAGGTGGCGAACACCTATGAGGGCAAGGGTGGCGTGCCCATCGGGTCGTTCTGGCGCAAGATGCTCTACGCGGTGAAGTTCCGCGAGCAAAAGATCCTGCTGTCCTCGGAGTTGAATCCGGCGTCCAGGGTGCTCTACATCCGCGACCCGCGGGCGCGCGTCGAGCAAGTGGCACCGTGGTTGACGCTGGATTCCGACCCGTACCCCGCGGCGATCAACGGGCGGATCCAGTGGATCGTCGACGGGTACACGACCACCGGGAACTATCCGTACGCCTCCCGGACCACGCTCGGGCACGCCACCGAGACCACGCTGACCAACGCGGATCGGCGAGTCATCGCCCCGCGCGACGAGGTCAACTACATCCGCAACTCGGTGAAGGCCACCGTCGATGCCTACGACGGCACCGTCAACCTCTACACCTGGGACGACACCGACCCGGTGTTGGCGACGTGGAAGAAGGCGTTCCCCAACACCGTGAAGGAGAAAAAGGACATCCCACCGGCGCTGCTGGGGCACCTGCGCTACCCGGAGGACTTCTTCAAGGTGCAGCGGGAACTGCTGTCCCGCTACCACGTCACCGACCCGAACTCGTTCTACACCAAGGCCGACTTCTGGCAGGTGCCGCTGGACCCCACCGGTGGGGACGTGGCCGGGCTGGGCCGGGCCTCGGAGCCGGAGCCGCAGCCGCCGTACTACCTGACGTTGAAGATGCCCTCGCAGACCGGTTCGACGTTCTCGTTGACCACGACCTTCGAACCCGTCGGGCGAAATCAGTTGGCCGCGTTCATGGCGGTGGACGCCGAACCGGGGCCGGACTACGGCACGATCCGGGTGCTGCAGTTACCCGCGAACACCACCGTGGCCGGGCCGGGGCAGGCGCAGAGCAACATCACCTCCGATGCAGCGGTCGCCCAGAAAGTGCTGCAGTTCAAGGGAAATCAGATCCGCAACGGCAACCTGCTGACGCTGCCGGTGGGCGGTGGGTTGCTCTACGTCGAACCGATGTACGTGCAGCCGACGTCCGGCTCGACCTCGTTCCCGTTGCTGCGTCAGGTGATCGTGTCGTTCGGCAGCAACATCGCCATCGGTGACGACCTCAAGGGCGCGTTGGACTCGTTGTTCGGCGGGCAGTCCGGCGCGGCCACCAGCAGTGGGTCGGGCAGCAAGCCGACGACCACCGGGACCCCCGGTAAGGGCGGCAGTGCCGCGGT
- a CDS encoding PPA1309 family protein, translating into MNPSLHIVLLELSDQVAAEGWGQPARLFALVSTADLQRDDPAFAAQLGLAEVDPTVAPWTALEDDFGNSTLEEVAWPPTVDGCAVAVERLTLPPTAEADLPADPTEAARWAAEHPDRQEIRLVACMLRDGTRDAAVRFRAHDTREDMVFGPELVTAELAAVLLGTFAG; encoded by the coding sequence GTGAATCCGTCGCTGCACATCGTGCTGCTGGAGCTCTCCGATCAGGTTGCGGCCGAGGGGTGGGGGCAGCCGGCCCGGTTATTCGCGCTGGTGTCCACCGCCGATTTGCAGCGCGACGACCCGGCCTTCGCCGCACAGCTCGGGCTGGCCGAGGTGGACCCCACCGTCGCCCCGTGGACCGCCCTGGAGGACGACTTCGGCAACTCCACGTTGGAGGAGGTGGCCTGGCCACCGACCGTGGATGGCTGCGCGGTGGCGGTGGAGCGGCTCACCTTGCCGCCGACGGCCGAGGCCGACCTGCCCGCCGACCCGACCGAGGCGGCCCGCTGGGCGGCGGAACACCCCGACCGGCAGGAGATCAGGTTGGTGGCCTGCATGTTGCGCGACGGGACCCGCGATGCCGCGGTGCGTTTCCGCGCGCACGACACCCGCGAGGACATGGTGTTCGGCCCCGAGCTGGTCACCGCCGAGTTGGCCGCGGTGCTGCTGGGCACCTTCGCGGGCTAG
- the zwf gene encoding glucose-6-phosphate dehydrogenase: MDPTAGELPQIIVLFGATGDLARRKLLPGIYRLCATRLLGPCRVVGSSLDDLDDDAFREFAWDAIQQFSTHPPDRASWEDFAHRLTYTATATGAEGLATVVSRAEDELGGIARRLHYLSVPPSAAMAVVRTLDEAKLVERSRIILEKPFGTDLASARVLNAALHETFAEEQIFRIDHFLGKEAAQNILAFRFANGLFEPIWNRNHIDHVQIDIPETLGCEDRAGFYEGVGAYKDMVVTHLFQVLAFMAMEPPAALEPGAISEEKNKVFRSMRPITGADVVRGQYVGYREHQGVATLSETETFIALRAEIDNWRWAGVPFYLRTGKKLAEGARIISIAFREPPKSMFPPGSGVGAHGPDHLTFDLAEASKLSLSFYGKRPGPGMRLEKLSLQFALNTTEHAEDVLEAYERLIHDAICGDHTLFTTADGIERLWELSAPLLAAPPPVRPYPVGSWGPNAIHQLVTPHSWRLPFERGWRSG; encoded by the coding sequence ATGGACCCCACCGCGGGTGAGCTGCCGCAGATCATCGTGCTGTTCGGGGCAACCGGTGACCTCGCGCGGCGCAAGTTGCTGCCGGGCATCTACCGGCTGTGCGCGACCCGGCTGCTCGGCCCGTGCCGGGTGGTGGGCAGCTCGCTGGACGACCTGGATGACGACGCGTTCCGGGAGTTCGCCTGGGATGCGATTCAGCAGTTCTCCACGCACCCGCCGGATCGGGCCAGCTGGGAAGACTTCGCGCATCGGTTGACCTACACCGCCACGGCCACCGGCGCCGAGGGTTTGGCGACGGTGGTGAGCCGCGCCGAGGACGAACTGGGCGGCATCGCCCGACGGCTGCACTATCTGTCCGTGCCGCCGAGCGCGGCCATGGCGGTGGTCCGGACCCTGGACGAGGCCAAGCTCGTGGAACGCTCCCGGATCATCCTGGAGAAGCCGTTCGGCACGGACCTGGCCAGTGCTCGGGTGCTCAACGCCGCGTTGCACGAGACCTTTGCCGAGGAGCAGATCTTCCGGATCGACCACTTCCTGGGCAAGGAGGCGGCGCAGAACATCTTGGCCTTCCGGTTCGCCAATGGCCTGTTCGAGCCGATCTGGAACCGCAATCACATCGACCACGTGCAGATCGACATCCCGGAGACCCTCGGCTGCGAGGACCGGGCCGGGTTCTACGAGGGCGTCGGGGCCTACAAGGACATGGTGGTCACGCACCTGTTCCAGGTGCTCGCATTCATGGCCATGGAGCCGCCGGCCGCGCTGGAGCCGGGCGCGATCAGCGAGGAGAAAAACAAGGTTTTCCGGTCCATGCGGCCGATCACCGGGGCGGACGTCGTCCGCGGCCAGTACGTCGGCTATCGGGAGCACCAGGGCGTCGCCACGCTCTCGGAGACCGAGACGTTCATCGCGCTGCGGGCGGAGATCGACAACTGGCGGTGGGCCGGGGTGCCGTTCTATCTGCGCACCGGCAAGAAACTGGCCGAGGGCGCCCGGATCATCTCGATCGCGTTTCGGGAACCGCCGAAGAGCATGTTCCCGCCCGGCTCCGGGGTGGGCGCGCACGGCCCGGACCACCTGACGTTCGACCTGGCCGAGGCCTCGAAGCTGTCGCTGTCCTTCTACGGCAAGCGGCCCGGGCCGGGCATGCGGCTGGAGAAGCTCTCGCTGCAGTTCGCGCTGAACACGACCGAGCACGCCGAAGACGTCCTGGAGGCCTACGAACGCCTCATCCACGACGCGATCTGCGGTGACCACACGCTGTTCACCACCGCGGATGGCATCGAACGCCTCTGGGAGCTCTCCGCGCCGCTACTGGCCGCGCCGCCGCCGGTGCGTCCCTACCCGGTCGGCTCCTGGGGCCCGAACGCCATCCACCAACTCGTCACCCCGCACTCCTGGCGGCTGCCATTCGAGCGCGGCTGGCGCAGCGGCTGA